In a single window of the Drosophila subpulchrella strain 33 F10 #4 breed RU33 chromosome X, RU_Dsub_v1.1 Primary Assembly, whole genome shotgun sequence genome:
- the LOC119558009 gene encoding uncharacterized protein LOC119558009 codes for MVVVIRGALDGSGRCGSYECRLSNPICRCESFCQEFSQRCWKSPTGCHCARGYARDERGNCVPLIMCP; via the coding sequence ATGGTTGTAGTTATTCGGGGAGCCCTGGACGGATCCGGAAGATGTGGATCCTACGAGTGCCGTCTCAGCAACCCAATCTGTCGATGTGAGTCCTTCTGCCAGGAGTTCAGTCAGCGGTGCTGGAAATCCCCAACGGGCTGCCATTGTGCAAGGGGTTACGCCCGTGACGAACGTGGAAACTGTGTGCCCCTTATAATGTGTCCCTAA